A stretch of Acidovorax sp. RAC01 DNA encodes these proteins:
- a CDS encoding universal stress protein, with the protein MLKIFIAVDGSELSLDGVHHALWLVRHGLQAQVVLGHVQEPATLYEMVTARDPDLIAAASLEAGEHLMAPARALLEAAGVPCETEVGVGDEAHTLVDMIERTGCDMVIIGARGQGALSSALLGSVSQEVAHASPVPVTIVKHGEAFAATEGGTVEDLEA; encoded by the coding sequence ATGCTCAAGATCTTCATCGCCGTGGACGGTTCGGAACTCTCGCTCGATGGTGTGCACCACGCGCTGTGGCTGGTGCGCCATGGCCTGCAGGCGCAGGTGGTGCTGGGCCATGTACAGGAGCCCGCCACGCTGTACGAAATGGTCACCGCCCGCGACCCCGACCTGATTGCCGCGGCCAGCCTGGAGGCCGGCGAGCACCTGATGGCCCCCGCGCGTGCGCTGCTCGAAGCTGCTGGCGTGCCCTGTGAAACCGAAGTGGGCGTGGGCGACGAGGCGCACACCCTGGTGGACATGATCGAGCGCACCGGCTGCGACATGGTCATCATCGGGGCGCGCGGGCAGGGCGCGCTGTCGAGCGCGCTGCTCGGTTCCGTGTCGCAGGAGGTGGCCCATGCCAGCCCGGTGCCCGTCACCATCGTCAAGCACGGCGAAGCATTTGCTGCCACCGAGGGTGGCACGGTGGAAGACCTGGAGGCCTGA
- the tgt gene encoding tRNA guanosine(34) transglycosylase Tgt — translation MLQFDLLKTDPSSHARRGTLTLNHGVVQTPIFMPVGTYGTVKGVMPQSLHDMGAQIILGNTFHLWMRPGLDVMQSFGGLHGFEKWDKPILTDSGGFQVWSLGAMRKITEEGVTFASPVNGDKLFMSPEVSMQIQTTLNSDIVMQLDECTPYETKGHLTTEAEARKSMEMSLRWAKRSRDEFQRLQNPNALFGIVQGGMFKHLRQESLEALVEMDFPGYAVGGVSVGEPKDEMLDIMAHTPHRLPAHKPRYLMGVGTPEDLVQGVADGVDMFDCVMPTRNARNGTLFTRYGDLKIRNARHKADHQPLDTSCTCYACAGKDGVAWDAGGRGGFSRAYLHHLDRCGEMLGPMLTTVHNLHYYLNLMREVREALDAGTFSQFRAQFKADRARGV, via the coding sequence ATGCTTCAGTTCGACCTCCTCAAGACCGACCCCTCCAGCCACGCACGGCGCGGCACGCTCACGCTCAACCACGGCGTGGTGCAGACCCCCATCTTCATGCCCGTGGGCACCTACGGCACCGTCAAGGGCGTGATGCCGCAAAGCCTGCACGACATGGGCGCGCAGATCATTCTGGGCAATACCTTCCACCTGTGGATGCGCCCGGGCCTGGATGTGATGCAGAGCTTTGGCGGCCTGCACGGCTTTGAAAAATGGGACAAGCCCATCCTCACCGACTCGGGCGGCTTCCAGGTGTGGAGCCTGGGCGCCATGCGCAAGATCACCGAAGAAGGCGTGACCTTTGCCAGCCCCGTCAATGGCGACAAGCTCTTCATGTCGCCCGAGGTGAGCATGCAGATCCAGACCACGCTCAACTCCGACATCGTGATGCAGCTCGACGAGTGCACGCCGTACGAGACCAAGGGGCATCTGACCACCGAGGCCGAGGCGCGCAAAAGCATGGAGATGAGCCTGCGCTGGGCCAAGCGCTCGCGCGACGAGTTTCAGCGGCTGCAGAACCCCAACGCGCTCTTCGGCATCGTGCAGGGCGGCATGTTCAAGCACCTGCGCCAGGAGTCGCTGGAAGCGCTGGTGGAGATGGATTTCCCCGGCTACGCCGTGGGCGGCGTGAGCGTGGGCGAGCCCAAGGACGAGATGCTGGACATCATGGCCCACACGCCCCACCGCCTGCCCGCGCACAAGCCCCGCTACCTGATGGGCGTGGGCACGCCCGAGGATCTGGTGCAGGGCGTGGCCGATGGCGTGGACATGTTCGACTGCGTGATGCCCACGCGCAACGCGCGCAACGGTACATTGTTCACCCGCTATGGCGACCTGAAGATCCGCAACGCGCGCCACAAGGCCGACCACCAGCCCCTGGACACCAGCTGCACCTGCTACGCCTGCGCGGGCAAGGATGGAGTGGCCTGGGACGCGGGCGGGCGCGGCGGCTTCAGCCGTGCGTACCTGCACCACCTGGACCGCTGCGGCGAAATGCTGGGCCCCATGCTCACCACCGTGCACAACCTGCACTACTACCTGAACCTGATGCGCGAAGTGCGCGAGGCGCTGGACGCGGGCACGTTCAGCCAGTTCCGCGCCCAGTTCAAGGCCGACCGCGCGCGGGGCGTGTAA
- a CDS encoding integrin translates to MASALLMACGGGSDAAPPPPPPPPEVVEYPVGGTVTGLEGTLVLANGTGSTLTITASGSYAIRVPRGTSYQIVVQTQPARQTCTVENGAGVVTAPVTNILVTCTTNTYPVSGHVTGLAGSVTLRLNNATDLTLTTDGPFRFPTPVAQADRYAVAVHAQPVNQICQVEAGTGIALPPLPLVRVICSSVEEPPPPPPPPPPVPPTPTGLGITYGTKALTFAWSAAANATSYTVLEDPDGAGPQASASIGSTSATALPHAVPVLLHTRVNATYAVQACNASGCSTPSAPVAADMVRAIGYFKASTATVEGRFGNRVALSGNGTTLAVGAYGEAGNTGAVYVFTRTGATWSQQARIVAPDGEANDYFGNAVALSADGSTLAIGADGQSGNQTGTFATLPPTNNLASSAGAVYVYTRSAAAWSLQAFIKAGNADANDLFGSFVALSSDGNTLAVAAYNEDGDMTGAHGNPAYSASGAAYVFTRTGTAWAQQGYIKASNAGAGDFFGIYLSLSGAGDTLAVGAFFERSASASTPADDSLANAGAAYVFQRNAGVWLQQAYLKAPTPLAQDRFGVAVALSHDGNTLAVGMDGDSSNYTGIFPVAPPANALALNSGAVFVFTRTGAAWAPQAYLKASNTRSPHRFGNNLAMSSDGNTLVVPSYRDDSNGTGFAANQANTGAPDAGAVLVFSRSGGTWVQQTYLKAPNTGAGDRFGGRVALSGDGNTLAVGASTEDSGSSGIGGNQSDESSANAGAVYLY, encoded by the coding sequence GTGGCCAGCGCTCTGTTGATGGCCTGCGGCGGCGGCAGTGATGCTGCGCCGCCACCACCGCCGCCTCCGCCGGAGGTGGTGGAGTACCCGGTCGGTGGCACGGTGACTGGGCTGGAAGGCACGCTGGTGCTGGCCAATGGAACGGGCAGCACGTTGACGATCACGGCCAGCGGCAGCTACGCCATACGCGTACCCCGTGGCACGTCGTACCAGATCGTCGTGCAAACCCAGCCCGCGCGACAGACGTGCACGGTAGAAAACGGCGCCGGTGTGGTGACAGCGCCGGTGACCAACATTCTGGTGACCTGCACGACCAATACCTATCCGGTCAGCGGCCACGTGACGGGACTGGCGGGCAGCGTGACGCTGCGTCTCAACAATGCGACCGATCTCACGCTGACGACCGATGGCCCGTTCCGGTTTCCGACGCCGGTGGCACAGGCGGACCGGTACGCCGTGGCGGTACACGCCCAGCCCGTGAACCAGATCTGCCAGGTGGAGGCGGGCACAGGCATCGCGCTGCCGCCGTTGCCCCTGGTGCGGGTCATCTGCAGCAGCGTGGAGGAGCCACCGCCACCGCCCCCTCCGCCGCCACCCGTGCCCCCCACTCCCACCGGGCTGGGCATCACCTATGGCACCAAGGCGCTGACCTTTGCCTGGTCTGCCGCGGCAAACGCTACCAGCTACACCGTGCTGGAAGACCCCGACGGTGCCGGCCCGCAGGCGTCCGCGTCCATTGGCTCTACGTCGGCCACCGCGCTGCCCCATGCGGTGCCAGTGCTGCTGCACACCCGGGTCAATGCAACCTATGCCGTGCAAGCCTGCAACGCCAGTGGCTGCAGCACGCCCTCGGCACCAGTGGCCGCCGACATGGTCCGCGCCATCGGGTACTTCAAGGCATCCACCGCCACGGTCGAAGGCCGCTTTGGAAATCGCGTGGCGCTGTCCGGCAACGGCACCACCCTGGCTGTGGGTGCCTACGGTGAAGCGGGCAACACGGGTGCGGTGTATGTGTTCACGCGCACCGGCGCCACCTGGTCGCAACAGGCGCGCATCGTGGCCCCCGACGGCGAAGCCAACGACTACTTCGGAAACGCCGTGGCGCTCTCGGCCGATGGATCCACGCTGGCCATTGGCGCCGACGGCCAGAGCGGCAACCAGACCGGCACCTTTGCCACCCTGCCGCCCACCAACAATCTGGCCAGCAGCGCTGGTGCGGTCTATGTGTACACCCGCTCTGCCGCCGCATGGTCGCTTCAGGCGTTCATCAAGGCCGGCAACGCCGATGCCAACGATCTGTTCGGATCGTTCGTGGCGCTCTCCAGCGATGGCAACACGCTGGCGGTGGCCGCATACAACGAGGACGGCGACATGACCGGCGCCCACGGCAACCCGGCGTACTCGGCCTCGGGTGCGGCCTACGTGTTCACGCGCACCGGCACGGCCTGGGCGCAGCAGGGCTACATCAAGGCATCGAACGCCGGGGCAGGCGACTTTTTCGGCATCTACCTGAGCCTGTCGGGCGCCGGCGACACGCTGGCCGTGGGGGCGTTTTTTGAACGCAGTGCCTCAGCGTCCACGCCGGCGGATGACTCGCTGGCCAACGCGGGGGCGGCCTACGTCTTCCAGCGCAATGCAGGCGTGTGGCTGCAGCAGGCTTATCTGAAGGCACCCACCCCCCTCGCGCAAGACCGCTTCGGCGTGGCGGTGGCACTGTCCCACGATGGCAACACCCTGGCCGTGGGCATGGACGGCGACAGCAGCAACTACACCGGCATCTTCCCGGTGGCACCACCCGCCAACGCCCTGGCGCTGAACTCCGGCGCGGTCTTTGTCTTTACCCGCACCGGCGCAGCCTGGGCCCCGCAGGCGTACCTGAAAGCGTCCAACACCCGCTCGCCCCACCGATTCGGCAACAACCTCGCGATGTCCAGCGACGGCAACACCCTGGTGGTGCCGTCCTATCGGGACGACAGCAACGGAACGGGGTTCGCCGCCAACCAGGCCAACACCGGCGCGCCCGATGCCGGGGCGGTGCTGGTGTTTAGCCGCAGCGGGGGCACCTGGGTCCAGCAGACGTACCTGAAGGCACCGAACACCGGCGCAGGAGACCGGTTCGGCGGCCGGGTGGCCCTGTCAGGCGATGGCAACACCCTGGCGGTGGGTGCATCCACCGAAGACAGCGGCTCCAGCGGCATTGGCGGTAACCAGTCTGACGAAAGCAGCGCCAATGCGGGCGCCGTGTACCTGTACTGA
- a CDS encoding zinc ribbon domain-containing protein, with protein sequence MSKSLRLSEKWFRRGLWLVAFVFAGFLIGLGGTIVGDLPKVEAPLQLDDFLDRNAAQALRDQVRAARKAEQDAQTALEQASLQRSKAASESRAERETYSNWLSTRSATQRSDQDPELIRRTQQLDALKQVEVTAQRALEQQQQAALDARQSAAAMQGRLNELEADGYVKMSAERRKVELRVFLYRLALTLPLLAIAGWLFVKKRKSTYWPFVWGFIFFALFAFFVELVPYLPSYGGYVRYVVGIGITAVVGRYAILALNRYLERQKLAETLPDQERRKELDYDLALARLAKSVCPGCERPVDLKNDKIDFCPHCGIGLFDRCGACSTRKSAFAHFCHACGTRARQHLGSQEPQA encoded by the coding sequence ATGAGCAAATCCCTGCGTCTGTCTGAAAAATGGTTTCGCCGCGGCCTGTGGCTGGTGGCGTTCGTGTTTGCCGGGTTCCTGATCGGGCTGGGCGGCACCATCGTGGGCGATTTGCCCAAGGTCGAGGCGCCGCTGCAGCTCGATGACTTCCTGGACCGTAACGCGGCGCAGGCATTGCGCGACCAGGTCAGGGCCGCGCGCAAGGCCGAGCAGGACGCGCAGACCGCGCTGGAGCAGGCCAGCCTGCAGCGCAGCAAGGCTGCCAGCGAAAGCCGGGCCGAGCGCGAGACCTACAGCAACTGGCTGTCCACCCGCAGCGCCACCCAGCGCAGCGACCAGGACCCCGAACTCATCCGGCGCACGCAGCAGCTTGATGCCCTGAAGCAGGTCGAAGTGACCGCCCAGCGCGCACTGGAGCAGCAGCAGCAGGCGGCGCTCGATGCGCGCCAGAGCGCTGCCGCCATGCAGGGCCGGCTCAACGAGCTGGAGGCCGATGGCTACGTGAAGATGTCCGCGGAGCGCCGCAAGGTCGAGCTGCGCGTCTTCCTGTACCGCCTGGCGCTCACGCTGCCGCTGCTGGCCATTGCGGGCTGGCTGTTCGTCAAGAAGCGCAAGAGCACCTACTGGCCGTTTGTCTGGGGCTTCATCTTCTTTGCGCTGTTTGCCTTTTTTGTGGAGCTGGTGCCCTACCTGCCCAGCTACGGCGGCTATGTGCGCTATGTGGTGGGCATCGGCATCACGGCCGTGGTGGGGCGCTACGCCATTCTGGCGCTCAACCGCTACCTGGAGCGCCAGAAACTGGCCGAGACCCTGCCCGACCAGGAGCGCCGCAAGGAGCTCGATTACGACCTGGCCCTGGCCCGCCTGGCCAAGAGCGTGTGCCCTGGGTGCGAGCGGCCGGTAGACCTCAAGAACGACAAGATCGACTTCTGCCCGCATTGCGGCATTGGCCTGTTTGACCGCTGCGGCGCCTGCAGCACGCGCAAGAGCGCGTTTGCCCACTTTTGCCATGCCTGCGGTACCCGCGCCAGGCAGCACCTGGGCAGCCAGGAACCACAGGCCTGA